The region AACCGACTCAAGGGATTGTCTGTACTGCTGCTCACAGCGTTCTGCTTCTGCGCCTGGACAACCGCCGGTGTTGCTGAAGAGCATGCGAACATACACGGAAAGCTCAAGGGGCCGTTTGAAACCCCGTACGATGTCACCAGGAAATGTCTGACATGTCACCAGGATGCGGCCAAGGACGTGATGAAGACCGAACACTGGAACTGGCTGCAGAAACAGAGGATCAACGGCAAGGAAATAATGTACGGCAAAAAGGTTGCGATGACCAACTTTGCCATCACCGTGGACGGCAACTGGCCGCAATGCACCAGCTGTCATATCGGCTACGGCTGGGAGTCGGCCGGCTACGACTTCAAGGAACAGTCCAATGTGGACTGCCTGGTCTGCCATGACACCACCGGCACCTATAAAAAGGCCAAGAACGGTGCTGGTCTGCCCCGGGGTTTTGCCGGGGAAAAGGCGGAACGGCACCCGGTGGATCTGTTATTCGTGGCCCAGAACGTCGGCAAGCCCCAGAAAAAAAATTGCGGGGCCTGCCATTTTGCCGGCTGCGGCGCGGCCCATGTCCGACACCGGGCCCTGGACCCGTCCTTTAAAGATCCGAGCCTGGACATTGATGTCCATATGTCCAAGGCCGGCGCCGGAATGGAGTGCCAGAAATGCCATTTCTCCCATGCCAAGCATAATATCATGGGCCATTTCGAGGAGATCCATCGTGAGGGTATCGAGCGGATCTACGTGCCCGGCTGCGTGGAATGCCACAGCGCTACCCCCCATAAGCTGACGATCCTGAACAGCCACTTTAACGCGGTTGGCTGCCCCACCTGTCATATTCCCAGCTATGCCCGGGAATATGCGACCAAGACCAACTGGAACTGGTCGCCGGAAACAAAGGAAGAGATAAAAAAACAACAATTACAACAACATACTCCGGTAAAAAAACTGGGCACCTTTACCTACGAGAAAAATCTGATCCCCAGCTATGAATGGTACAACGGCAATGACACGGCCTATCTGCGCGGCGACAAGATCGATCCCACCAAGGTCGTCCGGCTGAACGGCCCGGTCGGCAACGTCAATGATAAAAACG is a window of Desulfobacterales bacterium DNA encoding:
- a CDS encoding tetrathionate reductase family octaheme c-type cytochrome — protein: MNRLKGLSVLLLTAFCFCAWTTAGVAEEHANIHGKLKGPFETPYDVTRKCLTCHQDAAKDVMKTEHWNWLQKQRINGKEIMYGKKVAMTNFAITVDGNWPQCTSCHIGYGWESAGYDFKEQSNVDCLVCHDTTGTYKKAKNGAGLPRGFAGEKAERHPVDLLFVAQNVGKPQKKNCGACHFAGCGAAHVRHRALDPSFKDPSLDIDVHMSKAGAGMECQKCHFSHAKHNIMGHFEEIHREGIERIYVPGCVECHSATPHKLTILNSHFNAVGCPTCHIPSYAREYATKTNWNWSPETKEEIKKQQLQQHTPVKKLGTFTYEKNLIPSYEWYNGNDTAYLRGDKIDPTKVVRLNGPVGNVNDKNAKIFPYKTHRATQIFDNKYNYLVTPLLSRKGDTAFWKTYDWNAAAKKGMAAIGLPYSGSYGFVNTITYWRINHGVVPADQALDCLDCHGSRGRMNWKYLGYEGDPWEITGLSIKRQKHHVKK